Within Candidatus Limnocylindrales bacterium, the genomic segment AGAAGGATTTGTTCCGGTTATCACGCCCGATGTTCCTAAACTTCCCTACACACTGGAGAATGGTATCAAGGTTTTTCATCTGATTGCCGAGCCGGTCCGGCAAGAGTTTATTCCGGGGAGAGTCTTTGATATTTGGGGTTACAACGGCCATGTACCAGGGCCTACCATCGAGGTAATGGAAGGAGATCGGGTACGCTTCCTCTTTCATAACAAATTACCCGAGGCCACGACGATACACTGGCATGGTCTGGAGGTCCCCCTGGAGATGGATGGTGTGCCGGCTATCAGCCAACCTTTGGTTAAACCGGGTGAGATGTTCACTTATGAATTCACCCTTCATCAAAACGGTACTTTCTTCTACCACTCCCATATGGCAATGCAAGAAATGATGGGCCTCATAGGACTTTTTATCATTCATCCCAAAAAACCTTACCAACCCCCTGTTCATAAGGATTTTGGGCTGATCCTTCAGGAGTTTGCCGTGTTACCCAATAATACCATTCCCAACTCCCTTTCCATGGAATTTAACTGGCTGACCATAAATGGCAAAGCGGGGCCCGCCACGACTCCTATGATCGTCAAATTGGGAGAACGTGTTCGCATTCGTATGGTGAATCTGGGTATGAACCATCATCCCATGCATATACATGGGAACACGTTCTATGTTACCGGAACAGAAGGAGGACGTATACCAGAATCTGCCTGGTACCCTGGAAATACCGTGCTGGTCGGCGTGGCCCAGGCTCGTGATATTGAGTTCGATGCGAAGTATCCGGGGGATTGGCTACTGCACTGTCACCTCCCTCATCACATGATGAACAATATGGTCTCTATGGTAGGCCCCATAGCACACGCAGGTTCTGGGATGCCTACCGGTATGGGAATGGAAGAAGGGATGGGGATAATCCGGCAAGGGAACGCTCTGGATGAAGATCTTGGACCTGCTTTGGGACGTGGTACCGGCATGGTCACCCGAGAAAAACCGACTTCTCATCTCGTAGGTGTTCAGAGCACCGAACCCCACCAGGGTCACGGGACTCCTACCGAAAATGGGAACAAAAAACGGGTACCCGGATTTCCGCAAGACATGTTCATGCTTATGGATGAAGCCGTTGCTAAACCGGAGACCTACGGGTTACGCCCGGGATGGTCAGGCGGCATACAGGGTATGATGACCTTAGTCCGTGTCCTTCCACCAGATATGTACGAAAAAGTGATGGCTATGATGAAAGAGAGACAGACGAAACAACCCCCCCAACAGCCAGCTCCTCTTCACAGGGATCATTAAAGGTACTTGTTTTTGTCCTGATATCTGACATCCCAGGATAAACCTGTAAATATTAGGTTTTTGAGGGTAATGTAAGATTTCAGGACAGGTAAATTAAATCCAAATCTTGGATTTATATCTTGAATTTGTAGAGGGTTAATAACTATCATCATAAGTCCTGTCACCTCTTATGAAGTTTGGAGTCTCTCTTGCATTAG encodes:
- a CDS encoding copper oxidase yields the protein MDKGRRNFLKSLVLLGATGLLTGRKAIAQNTPSKRRISSSQATIRPPEGFVPVITPDVPKLPYTLENGIKVFHLIAEPVRQEFIPGRVFDIWGYNGHVPGPTIEVMEGDRVRFLFHNKLPEATTIHWHGLEVPLEMDGVPAISQPLVKPGEMFTYEFTLHQNGTFFYHSHMAMQEMMGLIGLFIIHPKKPYQPPVHKDFGLILQEFAVLPNNTIPNSLSMEFNWLTINGKAGPATTPMIVKLGERVRIRMVNLGMNHHPMHIHGNTFYVTGTEGGRIPESAWYPGNTVLVGVAQARDIEFDAKYPGDWLLHCHLPHHMMNNMVSMVGPIAHAGSGMPTGMGMEEGMGIIRQGNALDEDLGPALGRGTGMVTREKPTSHLVGVQSTEPHQGHGTPTENGNKKRVPGFPQDMFMLMDEAVAKPETYGLRPGWSGGIQGMMTLVRVLPPDMYEKVMAMMKERQTKQPPQQPAPLHRDH